A part of Pararoseomonas sp. SCSIO 73927 genomic DNA contains:
- a CDS encoding flavin-dependent oxidoreductase: protein MHVVISGGGIGGLTLAMALHQAGIGVEVHEAVAAPRALGVGINLLPHAVRELTELGLGERVLAAGVPTRELLYATRRGEEVWREDRGLAAGYRWPQVSIHRGELFMLLLAAARERLGDAVHLGSRGIGAESDADGATLRLEGGGAARGDVVVAADGIHSAIRAAWDPHEGAPRWNANLMWRAVSEHPGYLTGRTMVQAGTGDLKFVCYPIREATAERPALINWIAEKRMPADMHWAREDWNRAGRIEDFLPDFAGWEWPWLSVPSLIRATEEVYEFPMVDRDPLPEWTRGRVTLLGDAAHPMYPIGSNGASQGILDARTLAYHLAVEGNAAAGLRAYEAARRPATSALVEAARGQGPDLVLDLADQRAPDGFEAVGGREAVLPFSELEGISLGYKRKAGFDPVLLNARPSLSARLGRTATA, encoded by the coding sequence ATGCATGTTGTGATTTCCGGTGGCGGGATCGGCGGGCTGACGCTGGCGATGGCGCTCCACCAGGCGGGGATTGGGGTGGAGGTCCACGAGGCGGTGGCGGCGCCGCGCGCGCTCGGCGTCGGGATCAACCTGCTGCCCCACGCAGTGCGGGAGCTGACGGAGTTGGGGCTGGGCGAGCGCGTGCTGGCCGCCGGCGTGCCGACGCGGGAGCTGCTCTACGCCACGCGGCGGGGTGAGGAGGTGTGGCGCGAGGACCGGGGGCTGGCCGCCGGATACCGCTGGCCGCAGGTGAGCATCCATCGCGGCGAACTGTTCATGCTGCTCCTGGCGGCCGCGCGGGAGCGGCTGGGCGATGCGGTGCATCTCGGCTCCCGCGGGATCGGGGCGGAGTCGGACGCCGATGGCGCGACGCTGCGGCTGGAGGGCGGCGGCGCGGCGCGGGGCGACGTGGTGGTGGCCGCGGACGGCATCCACAGCGCCATCCGGGCGGCCTGGGACCCGCATGAGGGGGCGCCGCGCTGGAACGCGAACCTGATGTGGCGGGCGGTGTCCGAGCACCCGGGCTACCTGACCGGCCGGACCATGGTGCAGGCCGGGACAGGCGACCTGAAGTTCGTCTGCTACCCGATCCGGGAAGCGACGGCGGAGCGGCCGGCCCTCATCAACTGGATCGCCGAGAAGCGGATGCCCGCGGATATGCACTGGGCGCGGGAGGACTGGAACCGGGCCGGGCGGATCGAGGACTTCCTGCCGGACTTCGCGGGGTGGGAGTGGCCGTGGCTCTCCGTGCCATCCCTGATCCGGGCGACGGAGGAGGTGTACGAGTTCCCGATGGTGGACCGCGATCCCCTGCCGGAGTGGACGCGCGGGCGGGTGACGCTGCTGGGGGATGCGGCGCACCCGATGTACCCGATCGGGTCCAACGGGGCGTCGCAGGGCATCCTGGACGCGCGCACCCTGGCCTATCACCTGGCGGTGGAGGGCAATGCCGCGGCGGGGCTGCGGGCCTACGAGGCGGCGCGGCGGCCGGCGACCTCGGCGCTGGTGGAGGCGGCGCGGGGCCAGGGGCCGGACCTCGTGCTGGACCTGGCGGATCAGCGGGCGCCGGACGGGTTCGAGGCCGTGGGCGGGCGCGAGGCGGTGCTGCCCTTCTCCGAGTTGGAGGGGATCTCGCTCGGCTACAAGCGGAAGGCGGGGTTCGACCCGGTGCTGCTGAATGCGCGGCCCAGCCTCTCGGCGCGGCTGGGCAGGACGGCCACGGCCTGA
- a CDS encoding MarR family transcriptional regulator — protein sequence MNDPDDDIPDAANLGAGFGPLAGTVSYGIKRAYLRVIRDLEATLAPMGFTPPLLAALSIVAANPGIAPARLAAAMGHGRSRAAPLLDHLQAQGMLERLAGPDRRSIGLNATAAGRATLRRLKPVIAEHEARITAGLSAAEAEALPVLLDRLSPGG from the coding sequence TTGAACGATCCGGACGACGACATCCCGGATGCTGCCAACCTCGGGGCCGGCTTCGGCCCCCTGGCCGGCACCGTCTCCTACGGCATCAAGCGCGCCTACCTGCGCGTGATCCGGGACCTAGAGGCGACGCTCGCCCCGATGGGCTTCACCCCGCCGCTGCTGGCCGCCCTGTCGATCGTGGCGGCCAACCCCGGCATCGCCCCCGCGCGGCTGGCCGCCGCCATGGGCCATGGCCGCTCCCGCGCCGCGCCGCTGCTGGACCACCTGCAGGCCCAGGGAATGCTGGAGCGCCTAGCGGGCCCGGACCGCCGCAGCATCGGCCTGAACGCCACCGCCGCCGGCCGCGCCACGCTGCGCCGCCTGAAGCCGGTCATCGCCGAGCACGAGGCGCGGATCACCGCCGGCCTCTCCGCCGCGGAGGCCGAGGCGCTGCCCGTTCTGCTGGACCGTCTGTCTCCCGGCGGCTGA
- a CDS encoding GNAT family N-acetyltransferase — protein MAQKLSMGSVALRRATSANLPFIMGVEATPGHDAFINPQMREEHEAQLASPAFAYFVAEAEGAPVGFAILSEMTEARGNRCLKRLALARPGQGLGRPLFRAVTDWAFANTPAHRFWLHALHTNARAIHLYASEGLIEEGRLRQARPLGDGTRADLVVMSVLRPEWAAMRGQG, from the coding sequence ATGGCGCAGAAGCTGAGCATGGGGAGCGTGGCCCTGCGCCGCGCCACCTCGGCCAACCTCCCGTTCATCATGGGCGTGGAGGCCACCCCCGGCCACGACGCCTTCATCAATCCCCAGATGCGGGAGGAGCACGAGGCCCAGCTCGCCTCCCCCGCCTTCGCCTACTTCGTCGCGGAGGCGGAGGGTGCCCCGGTCGGCTTCGCCATCCTCTCGGAGATGACGGAGGCGCGCGGCAACCGCTGCCTCAAGCGCCTCGCCCTCGCGAGGCCCGGCCAGGGCCTCGGCCGCCCCCTGTTCCGCGCCGTCACCGACTGGGCCTTCGCCAACACCCCGGCCCACCGCTTCTGGCTGCACGCCCTGCACACCAATGCCCGCGCCATCCACCTCTACGCGTCGGAGGGCCTCATCGAGGAGGGACGGCTGCGCCAGGCCCGCCCGCTTGGGGACGGCACCCGCGCCGATCTCGTCGTCATGTCGGTGCTGCGGCCGGAATGGGCGGCGATGCGCGGCCAGGGCTGA
- a CDS encoding CDP-alcohol phosphatidyltransferase family protein, protein METAGQGGPRDGPRDGVGQGADRRPIAARDTGFANRLAAWLIARRASPNGISGAGMVAGILAGLALAGTAWLPEAARPLWLLGALLVQLRLLANLMDGMVAIGRGVASPVGELWNEIPDRVSDTATLLGLGVAAGSPAWGLAAALAAMSTAYVRATGKAAGTPSDFRGPMAKQQRMALVTALAVFCAVTPVAWHAPLHFWALVVITALAALTALRRLNGIAGKLRAR, encoded by the coding sequence ATGGAAACAGCAGGACAGGGCGGGCCGAGGGACGGGCCGAGGGACGGAGTAGGGCAGGGGGCGGACCGCCGCCCCATCGCCGCCCGCGACACCGGCTTCGCCAACCGCCTCGCCGCCTGGCTCATCGCCCGCCGCGCCTCGCCCAACGGCATCTCCGGCGCGGGGATGGTCGCGGGGATCCTCGCCGGCCTCGCCCTGGCCGGCACGGCGTGGCTGCCGGAGGCCGCACGCCCCCTCTGGCTCCTCGGCGCCCTCCTCGTCCAGCTCCGGCTCCTGGCCAACCTGATGGACGGCATGGTGGCCATCGGCCGCGGCGTCGCCTCCCCGGTCGGCGAGCTGTGGAACGAGATCCCGGACCGCGTCTCCGACACCGCCACCCTGCTCGGCCTCGGGGTCGCCGCCGGCAGCCCCGCCTGGGGCCTCGCCGCAGCCCTCGCCGCCATGTCCACCGCCTATGTCCGCGCGACGGGAAAGGCCGCCGGCACGCCGAGCGATTTCCGCGGCCCCATGGCGAAGCAGCAGCGCATGGCCCTGGTCACCGCGCTCGCCGTGTTCTGCGCCGTCACACCGGTCGCATGGCACGCCCCGCTGCACTTCTGGGCGCTGGTCGTCATCACCGCGCTCGCCGCGCTCACCGCGCTCCGCCGCCTGAACGGCATCGCCGGAAAGCTCCGCGCCAGATGA
- a CDS encoding DUF305 domain-containing protein: MPPVHARGPAPLAGRLAILLATALLAASPARAMVGEGSDEGVVPTVSQSYTVVPAAGLAGALKADGDYVSGMRAHHAGALTMSQEYLRDPAAGSPLLKGLARAIIHNQRYEIALLDEVARNLARPPSTLCLGEACLAVQPSAEEGEGLALRYRFLKYPVPTPLTAPTGPVTARDVQFARAMEIHHRAALDMAAAYQADPDARNTFLRLLNVDIVTDQTQEIALMRRAAAAYPGDADAVPVPASMIHGMQGMSHGAHASHGTAPAPAAAVPGAAPAALPATTPATARDAAPQPHAGDVGGGAATRPRAAHGRAAHHAH; encoded by the coding sequence ATGCCGCCGGTCCATGCCCGCGGGCCCGCCCCCCTCGCCGGGCGCCTCGCAATCCTTCTCGCCACCGCGCTCCTCGCCGCCTCCCCCGCGCGCGCCATGGTGGGGGAGGGATCGGACGAGGGCGTGGTGCCCACCGTCTCCCAGAGCTACACCGTCGTCCCGGCCGCGGGCCTGGCCGGGGCCCTGAAGGCCGATGGGGACTACGTCTCGGGCATGCGCGCCCACCATGCCGGCGCCCTGACCATGTCGCAGGAGTACCTGCGCGACCCCGCCGCCGGCAGCCCGCTGCTGAAGGGTCTCGCCCGGGCCATCATCCACAATCAGCGCTACGAGATCGCCCTGCTCGACGAGGTCGCCCGGAACCTCGCCCGGCCCCCGTCCACGCTCTGCCTCGGAGAGGCCTGCCTGGCCGTGCAGCCCTCCGCCGAGGAGGGGGAGGGGCTCGCCCTCCGGTACCGCTTCCTCAAGTACCCCGTCCCGACCCCGCTCACGGCCCCGACCGGTCCCGTCACCGCGCGCGACGTGCAGTTCGCCAGGGCCATGGAGATCCACCACCGGGCCGCGCTGGACATGGCCGCCGCCTACCAGGCCGATCCGGACGCCCGGAACACCTTCCTGCGCCTCCTGAACGTGGACATCGTGACCGACCAGACGCAGGAGATCGCGCTCATGCGGCGCGCGGCGGCCGCCTACCCCGGCGACGCCGATGCCGTTCCCGTCCCGGCCTCCATGATCCACGGGATGCAGGGCATGTCGCACGGCGCCCATGCCAGCCACGGCACCGCCCCCGCGCCCGCCGCGGCTGTGCCCGGGGCGGCCCCTGCGGCGCTACCTGCGACGACCCCTGCAACGGCACGGGACGCCGCACCGCAGCCTCATGCCGGCGATGTGGGCGGAGGCGCCGCGACGCGGCCTCGCGCCGCCCATGGCCGGGCGGCGCACCACGCGCACTGA
- a CDS encoding phosphatidate cytidylyltransferase: protein MIPHPEGGAFAHPVTTGIITATLAVLAVSGLAILWLSKSGRAKPEFRRELWLRWASWCVLLPLMLGPVLLGREWTIGAVTILSLLCYREYARATGLFRERLLSATIVIGILAVNFAALDHWYGFFVALWPLMACLLAVVTIPLDRPAGYIQRTALAILAFMLFGAGLAHLGYMANDPGYRPLVLLLLTAVALNDVAAFTCGKLIGGPKLIPATSPNKTVSGSLGAVIVTTTLVAFVGAAIFRGTPLANPVWLVAMGALVSVAGQMGDLLLSSIKRDLGIKDMGTVLPGHGGVLDRFNSLLLVAPAVFHLVGYFVGFGLAAPTRVLTGH from the coding sequence ATGATCCCGCACCCCGAGGGCGGCGCCTTCGCCCACCCCGTCACCACTGGCATCATCACCGCCACCCTGGCCGTCCTGGCGGTGTCGGGCCTCGCCATCCTCTGGCTCTCGAAATCCGGCCGCGCCAAGCCCGAGTTCCGGCGCGAGCTCTGGCTCCGCTGGGCCTCCTGGTGCGTCCTCCTGCCGCTGATGCTCGGCCCTGTCCTGCTCGGGCGGGAATGGACCATCGGCGCCGTCACGATCCTCTCGCTGCTCTGCTACCGGGAATACGCCCGCGCCACCGGCCTGTTCCGGGAACGCCTGCTCAGCGCCACCATCGTCATCGGCATCCTCGCCGTGAACTTCGCGGCGCTGGACCACTGGTACGGTTTCTTCGTCGCCCTCTGGCCGCTCATGGCGTGCCTGCTGGCCGTGGTGACGATCCCGCTGGACCGCCCCGCCGGCTACATCCAGCGCACGGCGCTCGCCATCCTCGCCTTCATGCTCTTCGGCGCCGGCCTCGCCCATCTCGGCTACATGGCGAACGACCCGGGCTACCGCCCCCTCGTCCTCCTCCTCCTCACCGCCGTCGCGCTGAACGACGTCGCCGCCTTCACCTGCGGGAAGCTCATCGGCGGGCCCAAGCTCATTCCCGCCACCAGCCCGAACAAGACCGTCTCCGGCTCCCTCGGCGCGGTGATCGTCACCACCACCCTCGTCGCCTTCGTCGGCGCCGCCATCTTCCGCGGCACGCCGCTGGCCAACCCCGTCTGGCTCGTCGCCATGGGCGCGCTCGTCAGCGTCGCCGGCCAGATGGGCGACCTCCTCCTCTCCTCCATCAAGCGCGACCTCGGCATCAAGGACATGGGCACCGTCCTGCCCGGGCACGGGGGCGTGCTGGACCGCTTCAACTCCCTCCTCCTCGTCGCCCCGGCCGTCTTCCACCTCGTCGGCTACTTCGTCGGCTTCGGCCTCGCGGCTCCCACCCGCGTGCTGACGGGCCACTGA
- a CDS encoding exopolysaccharide biosynthesis protein translates to MIPGDRLPAHEPTSAVMERLRREAPPEGVTLAWVLAHLRERSFGILLLLFGTAGLLPGISVVAGLLVAVPAFQMMLGRAAPVFPQRIAARPIRAERFAALLARAVPALRFIERFSRPRWPTPFQATKRVVGAAILLLGACLLVPLPLSNIPPGLIIVLMAIAYLEEDGLLLTLAIALAAGLVIAAAMVVWGMVETTLWLSG, encoded by the coding sequence ATGATCCCAGGGGACCGACTCCCGGCGCATGAACCCACCTCCGCCGTGATGGAACGGCTGCGGAGGGAGGCGCCGCCGGAGGGCGTCACCCTGGCCTGGGTCCTCGCGCATCTGCGCGAGCGCTCCTTCGGCATCCTCCTGCTGCTTTTCGGCACGGCCGGCCTTCTTCCCGGCATCTCGGTGGTCGCCGGCCTCCTCGTGGCCGTTCCCGCTTTCCAGATGATGCTGGGCCGCGCCGCGCCGGTCTTCCCGCAGCGCATCGCCGCGCGCCCGATCCGGGCCGAGCGCTTCGCCGCCCTCCTCGCCCGCGCCGTCCCGGCGCTCCGCTTCATCGAGCGGTTCAGCCGCCCGCGATGGCCCACGCCCTTCCAGGCGACCAAGCGCGTGGTGGGCGCCGCGATCCTCCTCCTCGGCGCCTGCCTGCTCGTGCCCCTGCCGCTGAGCAACATCCCTCCGGGCCTCATCATCGTGCTGATGGCCATCGCCTATCTCGAGGAGGACGGGCTGCTCCTCACCCTCGCCATCGCCCTGGCCGCCGGACTCGTCATCGCCGCGGCAATGGTGGTCTGGGGCATGGTCGAGACCACGCTCTGGCTGAGCGGCTGA
- a CDS encoding RNA methyltransferase — translation MTGKEGGAALTPPPGESPIVVLVRPQMAQNIGTTARAMANGGLFHLRIVAPRDGWPQETAWRAASGADRILDAATIHETVDDAVADCHRVFATCPRPRHVVIPVRTARSAAEDLRAVNAEGKRAAILFGPERAGLENEDMARADTLVRYPLNPVHMSLNLAQAVMILSYEWWMAAETTPPRALMTNETRVATKGELEGFLGRLTRELDACGFLDNLPKRPGMVRNLRHLFERGEVTEQELRTLHGVVTELARGRVARGGPAAPDPAPIPTVDPQIDG, via the coding sequence ATGACCGGCAAAGAGGGCGGCGCCGCCCTGACACCCCCGCCCGGCGAGAGCCCTATCGTGGTCCTCGTCCGCCCGCAGATGGCGCAGAACATCGGCACCACGGCCCGCGCCATGGCGAATGGCGGCCTGTTCCACCTCCGCATCGTCGCCCCGCGCGACGGCTGGCCGCAGGAGACCGCCTGGCGCGCCGCCTCCGGCGCCGACCGCATCCTGGACGCCGCCACGATCCACGAGACGGTGGACGACGCCGTGGCCGACTGCCACCGCGTCTTCGCCACCTGCCCGCGCCCGCGCCACGTCGTCATCCCCGTCCGCACTGCCCGCAGCGCCGCCGAGGACCTGCGCGCCGTCAACGCGGAGGGCAAGCGCGCCGCGATTCTCTTCGGGCCGGAGCGCGCCGGGCTGGAGAACGAGGACATGGCCCGCGCCGACACCCTGGTGCGCTACCCGCTCAACCCCGTCCACATGAGCCTCAACCTCGCCCAGGCCGTGATGATCCTCTCCTACGAGTGGTGGATGGCCGCGGAGACCACGCCGCCCCGCGCACTGATGACGAACGAGACGCGCGTGGCGACGAAAGGTGAGCTGGAGGGCTTCCTCGGCCGCCTGACGCGGGAGCTGGACGCCTGCGGCTTCCTCGACAACCTGCCCAAGCGCCCGGGCATGGTCCGCAATCTCCGCCACCTCTTCGAGCGCGGCGAGGTGACGGAGCAGGAGCTGCGCACCCTGCACGGCGTGGTCACGGAACTCGCCCGCGGCCGCGTCGCCCGCGGCGGCCCCGCCGCGCCGGATCCGGCACCGATCCCGACGGTGGACCCGCAGATCGACGGCTGA
- a CDS encoding DUF1488 family protein, with product MRQNPPTTSPGAAGTPPPAAANLVLLRSPRWLHDRVLFEVEMLGEALSCSVSKAAIQDAGGRYSNLPRDIMSEFLRLRGQIERAAITKFRQRDGAMDRTVHVWSADLDEDPDPPGTAAQATSQR from the coding sequence ATGAGACAGAACCCGCCCACCACCTCGCCCGGCGCCGCCGGCACACCCCCGCCCGCGGCGGCGAACCTCGTCCTCCTCCGCTCGCCCCGATGGCTCCACGACCGCGTCCTGTTCGAGGTGGAGATGCTCGGGGAGGCGCTTTCCTGCTCCGTCTCCAAGGCGGCCATCCAGGATGCGGGCGGCCGCTACTCCAACCTGCCGCGCGACATCATGTCGGAGTTCCTGCGTCTCCGCGGGCAGATCGAGCGGGCCGCCATCACGAAGTTTCGGCAGCGCGACGGGGCCATGGACCGGACGGTGCATGTTTGGTCCGCGGATCTCGATGAGGATCCCGATCCGCCGGGCACCGCCGCGCAGGCCACCTCTCAGCGCTGA
- a CDS encoding lysophospholipid acyltransferase family protein — MQDWHLRPARDLGLSPADRFKSLAREQGLVGLALNATWRRGVRGYLSALHGFRVTGRENLPAEPPFVLVANHASHLDALALAAALRGTAARRAHAMAAGDLFFANPAVSAFAAYAINALPVWRGRSRRADLDAMRHRLAEDRLVYILFPEGTRSRDGAMAPFQPGLGMLVAGTEIPVVPCWLEGAREAWPAQSATPRPFRPLSLTIGPPLRFAEAANDKAGWQSVAAATENAVRRLAP, encoded by the coding sequence ATGCAGGACTGGCACCTCCGCCCCGCCCGCGACCTCGGCCTCTCCCCCGCCGATCGGTTCAAGAGCCTCGCGCGGGAGCAGGGCCTCGTCGGCCTCGCGCTCAACGCCACCTGGCGCCGCGGCGTGCGCGGCTACCTCTCCGCCCTCCACGGCTTCCGCGTCACGGGCCGGGAGAACCTGCCGGCGGAGCCGCCCTTCGTCCTCGTCGCCAACCACGCCAGCCACCTGGACGCCCTGGCCCTCGCCGCCGCCCTGCGCGGCACCGCCGCGCGCCGCGCCCACGCCATGGCCGCCGGCGACCTGTTCTTCGCCAACCCCGCCGTCTCCGCCTTCGCGGCCTACGCCATCAACGCCCTGCCGGTCTGGCGCGGCCGCTCCCGCCGCGCGGACCTCGACGCCATGCGTCACCGCCTCGCCGAGGATCGCCTCGTCTACATCCTCTTCCCCGAGGGCACCCGCAGCCGCGACGGCGCCATGGCCCCCTTCCAGCCCGGCCTCGGGATGCTCGTCGCCGGCACCGAGATCCCGGTCGTGCCCTGCTGGCTGGAGGGCGCGCGGGAGGCCTGGCCCGCACAATCCGCCACCCCACGCCCCTTCCGCCCGCTCTCGCTCACCATCGGCCCGCCGCTCCGCTTCGCGGAGGCTGCGAACGACAAGGCCGGCTGGCAATCCGTCGCCGCCGCCACGGAGAACGCCGTCCGCCGCCTCGCCCCCTGA
- a CDS encoding DUF1826 domain-containing protein, producing the protein MGFQLESFAGAGGAEAVAAGDPAVLFRVLSPGMRLAIWQRRPPRHWAGRVTPLLAAGPFRAVAEDEPEVAVDRVLAALPVPPPALMVQDMRMLAGLFAVITVCPRVRIRLEGVEGIPCPRWHADAVPLRLLCTYRGIGTEWLAGAGVGGVPNGIAAPSVAVLKGRGFPGEPDGGCLHRSPPRGGRRLVLCIDLPGHFPDEA; encoded by the coding sequence GTGGGTTTTCAGCTGGAGAGTTTCGCCGGGGCCGGCGGGGCGGAGGCGGTCGCGGCGGGCGATCCGGCGGTGCTGTTTCGGGTGCTCTCCCCGGGGATGCGACTGGCCATCTGGCAGAGACGGCCGCCCCGGCACTGGGCAGGGCGGGTTACGCCCCTGCTGGCGGCCGGGCCGTTCCGCGCCGTGGCCGAGGATGAGCCGGAGGTGGCAGTGGATCGGGTCCTGGCCGCGCTGCCGGTGCCGCCCCCGGCCCTGATGGTTCAGGACATGCGGATGCTGGCCGGGCTTTTCGCCGTGATCACAGTTTGCCCCAGGGTCCGGATTCGGCTGGAAGGGGTGGAAGGTATCCCCTGCCCCCGCTGGCACGCCGACGCGGTGCCCCTGAGGCTGCTCTGCACCTACCGCGGTATCGGGACGGAATGGCTGGCCGGCGCCGGCGTCGGCGGAGTGCCGAACGGGATCGCGGCTCCAAGCGTGGCGGTGCTCAAGGGCCGCGGCTTTCCGGGGGAGCCGGATGGAGGGTGCCTGCACCGCTCGCCGCCCCGGGGCGGCAGGCGGCTGGTGCTGTGCATCGACCTGCCCGGCCATTTCCCGGACGAGGCGTGA
- a CDS encoding tripartite tricarboxylate transporter substrate binding protein → MAGKAWARVGRWCAGVLAALALPGMALAQESFPSRPVQLIVPYPPGGNTDLMARALQPALSRALGQSVVIVNRGGASGTIGDAEIARARPDGYTIGLSPNTPLTAQTHLVPLSYSLDSFRFLCLVYDNPQVLVLAKDAPFADIAGMVAYGRGRQEALVYGSPGQGSTQHILIARLLKAAGVEGLHVPFTGAAPMAQAALGRQIMGFVESPSIPVSTGLPVAGVFGAQRLATLPNVPTVTEAEYPITGSSAGGLVAPAGLPDSIAEAIQKACKEAVESESFATAAGRLNAVPSYAPGPEFRARFAAESDSNRQVLRDLGMARE, encoded by the coding sequence ATGGCGGGCAAGGCGTGGGCGCGCGTGGGGCGGTGGTGCGCGGGTGTGCTGGCGGCGCTGGCGCTGCCGGGGATGGCCCTGGCGCAGGAGAGCTTCCCGTCCCGCCCCGTGCAGCTGATCGTGCCCTACCCGCCCGGCGGGAACACGGACCTGATGGCGCGCGCGCTGCAGCCCGCCCTCTCCCGCGCGCTGGGGCAGAGCGTGGTGATCGTGAACCGCGGCGGGGCATCGGGCACGATCGGGGACGCGGAGATCGCACGCGCCCGGCCGGACGGGTACACGATCGGGCTCTCGCCCAACACACCGCTGACGGCGCAGACGCACCTGGTGCCGCTGAGCTACTCGCTGGACAGCTTCCGCTTCCTCTGCCTCGTCTACGACAACCCGCAGGTGCTGGTGCTGGCGAAGGACGCGCCCTTCGCCGACATCGCGGGCATGGTGGCCTATGGGCGCGGGCGGCAGGAGGCGCTGGTCTACGGCTCGCCCGGGCAGGGCAGCACGCAGCACATCCTGATCGCGCGGCTGCTGAAGGCGGCGGGGGTGGAGGGGCTGCACGTGCCCTTCACCGGGGCCGCGCCGATGGCGCAGGCGGCGCTGGGCCGGCAGATCATGGGCTTCGTCGAGAGCCCGTCCATCCCGGTCTCCACCGGGCTGCCGGTGGCCGGGGTGTTCGGGGCGCAGCGGCTGGCCACCTTGCCGAACGTGCCGACGGTGACGGAGGCAGAGTATCCCATCACCGGCAGCTCGGCGGGCGGGCTGGTGGCGCCGGCGGGGCTGCCTGATTCGATCGCCGAGGCCATCCAGAAGGCCTGCAAGGAGGCGGTGGAGAGCGAGAGCTTCGCGACGGCGGCGGGGCGGCTGAACGCCGTGCCGAGCTACGCACCGGGGCCGGAGTTCCGCGCGCGCTTCGCGGCGGAGAGCGACAGCAACCGGCAGGTGCTGCGCGATCTCGGGATGGCGCGGGAGTAG
- a CDS encoding sulfite exporter TauE/SafE family protein, translated as MSPSELPPAGTLAATVAIAAVAGLARGFSGFGAALIFIPLASAALGPRIAVPLLLVVDNITAFPLVPAAWRGAERREVGSLLLGALAGTPAGTWLLLHLDPTALRWGMCALALAMLALLASGWRYHGRPALPLSVGVGAASGLFSGAAGMGGPPVVAYWLGGAIPAARVRANIVLFFAASGLVSAAVYLVGGLLTAEVLLLAALVAPGYALGLWAGARLFGRASEQAFRRACFALIALAAVLGLPLRG; from the coding sequence ATGTCCCCCTCCGAACTGCCCCCCGCCGGAACCCTGGCCGCCACGGTCGCCATCGCGGCGGTGGCCGGGCTGGCCCGCGGCTTCTCCGGCTTTGGGGCGGCGCTGATCTTCATTCCCCTCGCCAGCGCCGCCCTCGGCCCGCGCATCGCGGTGCCACTCCTCCTCGTGGTGGACAACATCACCGCCTTCCCGCTGGTCCCCGCCGCCTGGCGCGGCGCGGAGCGGCGGGAGGTCGGATCCCTCCTCCTCGGCGCCCTGGCGGGAACCCCGGCCGGCACCTGGCTCCTCCTCCACCTGGACCCCACGGCCCTGCGCTGGGGCATGTGCGCCCTGGCGCTCGCGATGCTCGCGCTTCTCGCCTCCGGCTGGCGCTACCACGGCCGCCCGGCCCTGCCGCTCTCGGTCGGGGTGGGCGCCGCCTCCGGCCTCTTCTCCGGCGCCGCGGGGATGGGCGGCCCGCCTGTGGTGGCTTACTGGCTCGGCGGCGCCATCCCCGCCGCCCGGGTGCGGGCCAACATCGTCCTCTTCTTCGCCGCCTCCGGCCTTGTCAGCGCGGCCGTCTATCTTGTCGGCGGCCTCCTCACGGCGGAGGTCCTCCTTCTCGCCGCCCTTGTCGCCCCCGGCTACGCCCTCGGCCTCTGGGCCGGCGCCCGCCTCTTCGGCCGGGCGAGCGAGCAGGCCTTCCGCCGCGCCTGCTTCGCCCTCATCGCCCTCGCGGCCGTGCTCGGCCTGCCCCTCCGCGGGTAA
- a CDS encoding DUF6525 family protein: MPRLGHNDTTARDAAWLRHAGDDWACYDSLPPQIRRRMQQHAYDPWSVNTLRLWRLFRRRHASSARAERTLLNHLDRLEAMERDIFDAAHRQAHGAPLPHVAARASVLRRAA; encoded by the coding sequence ATGCCTCGCCTCGGCCACAACGACACCACCGCCCGCGACGCCGCCTGGCTCCGCCATGCCGGCGACGACTGGGCCTGCTACGACAGCCTGCCGCCCCAAATCCGCCGCCGCATGCAGCAGCACGCCTACGATCCCTGGTCGGTGAACACCCTTCGGCTCTGGCGCCTCTTCCGCCGCCGCCACGCCTCCTCCGCCCGTGCCGAGCGCACCCTCCTCAACCACCTCGACCGATTGGAGGCGATGGAGCGCGACATCTTCGACGCCGCCCATCGCCAGGCGCACGGTGCTCCCCTGCCGCACGTCGCCGCCCGCGCCAGCGTGCTGCGGCGCGCCGCCTGA